The Streptomyces aurantiacus genome includes a region encoding these proteins:
- the leuE gene encoding leucine efflux protein LeuE, protein MLGITDLPAYLVGLVLIVLLPGPNSLYVLSVAARRGIRTGYRASAGVWCGDAVLMTLSAAGVASLLQANALLFGIVKYAGAGYLAWLAFGMLRTARDMWRSRREPGGTEEVSSPVAEERPFRRALVISLFNPKAILFFVAFFVQFVDPGYAYPALSFVVLGAFAQLVSFLYLSALIFGGTRLAAAFRRRRRLSAGATSAAGALFLGFAVKLSVSSSA, encoded by the coding sequence ATGCTGGGCATAACCGACCTCCCCGCCTATCTCGTGGGGCTCGTGCTGATCGTGCTGCTGCCGGGGCCGAACTCGCTGTACGTGCTGTCCGTCGCCGCGCGGCGGGGGATCCGGACCGGATACCGGGCTTCCGCGGGGGTCTGGTGCGGTGACGCCGTGCTGATGACGCTGTCGGCGGCCGGTGTCGCCTCGCTGCTGCAGGCCAACGCCCTGCTGTTCGGGATAGTGAAGTACGCGGGAGCCGGTTATCTGGCCTGGCTGGCCTTCGGGATGCTGCGGACCGCCCGGGACATGTGGCGGAGCCGGCGGGAACCGGGCGGCACGGAGGAGGTCTCCTCGCCGGTCGCCGAGGAGCGGCCCTTCAGGCGGGCGCTCGTCATCAGTCTGTTCAACCCGAAGGCGATCCTGTTCTTCGTCGCCTTCTTCGTGCAGTTCGTGGACCCCGGGTACGCGTATCCGGCCCTGTCCTTCGTCGTGCTCGGTGCCTTCGCCCAGCTGGTGAGCTTCCTCTACCTCAGCGCGCTGATATTCGGCGGGACCCGACTGGCGGCGGCCTTCCGGCGGCGCAGGCGGCTCTCCGCGGGCGCCACCTCCGCCGCCGGCGCACTCTTCCTGGGTTTCGCCGTGAAGCTCTCGGTCTCCAGCTCCGCCTAG
- a CDS encoding L,D-transpeptidase family protein produces the protein MRTPGMWRTVAAATAMAALAAVSGCTIQTVDPSASGSPGGASSPAGRSPADAKPPEPAGKKPAERSPARKKPAERPAPTVLWSRGDRSRDVRELQARLRQVQWLFEGPTGTYDASTVTAVKGFQGKRGLPRTGKTDSVTWQRLLRMTREPGRWELYASGGQPAAKPDPRCMTGRVLCVSKTSRTLRWMIDGRTVSTMDVRFGSRSTPTREGVFNVYFKSRHHVSTLYDSPMPYAMFFSGGQAVHYSSDFAATGYYGASHGCVNVRDEGKIASLFAQVRNGDKVVVHW, from the coding sequence ATGCGTACACCAGGCATGTGGAGAACAGTCGCGGCGGCGACGGCGATGGCGGCGCTGGCCGCGGTGAGCGGATGCACCATCCAGACCGTCGACCCGTCGGCGAGCGGGTCACCGGGCGGGGCGTCGTCGCCGGCCGGCCGCTCCCCCGCCGACGCGAAACCCCCGGAGCCCGCCGGCAAGAAGCCGGCCGAGAGGAGTCCCGCGCGGAAGAAGCCCGCTGAGCGGCCCGCGCCGACGGTCCTGTGGTCGCGGGGCGACCGGAGCAGGGACGTGCGGGAGCTGCAGGCCCGGCTGCGCCAGGTCCAGTGGCTGTTCGAGGGACCGACGGGGACGTACGACGCCTCGACGGTCACCGCGGTGAAGGGCTTCCAGGGGAAGCGGGGCCTGCCGAGGACCGGGAAGACGGACTCGGTGACCTGGCAGCGGCTGCTGCGGATGACGCGCGAGCCGGGCAGATGGGAGCTCTACGCGTCCGGCGGCCAGCCGGCCGCGAAGCCCGACCCTCGCTGCATGACCGGCCGGGTGCTGTGCGTCAGCAAGACCAGCCGCACCCTGCGCTGGATGATCGACGGCCGTACCGTCTCGACGATGGACGTGCGCTTCGGTTCACGGTCCACACCCACCCGCGAAGGTGTCTTCAACGTCTACTTCAAGTCGCGGCACCATGTGTCGACGCTCTACGACTCGCCCATGCCGTACGCGATGTTCTTCAGCGGCGGCCAGGCGGTCCACTACTCCTCGGACTTCGCCGCGACGGGCTACTACGGGGCCTCGCACGGATGTGTGAACGTACGGGACGAGGGGAAGATCGCGTCGCTGTTCGCGCAGGTGAGGAACGGCGACAAGGTCGTCGTCCACTGGTGA
- a CDS encoding RNA polymerase sigma factor: MLGDDAELTAAVLAAQYGDETAFRTVYRAVHPRLLGYVRTLVGEPDAEDVTSEAWLQIARDLERFSGDADRFRGWAARIARNRALDHIRMRGRRPATGGDETELTGRAAESDTAGEAIEALATDSTLSLIAQLPQDQAEAVVLRVVVGLDAKTAADTLGKRPGAVRTAAHRGLKRLAELIGPDPESAGSLSSVPPQRPPHAQPRTRAVTSAGVTHTRIRTQKDM; this comes from the coding sequence GTGCTGGGGGACGACGCGGAGCTGACCGCCGCGGTGCTTGCCGCACAGTACGGGGACGAGACCGCGTTCCGGACTGTGTACCGAGCCGTGCACCCACGGCTCCTGGGATACGTACGGACGCTGGTCGGTGAACCGGACGCCGAGGACGTGACGTCCGAGGCCTGGCTGCAGATAGCCCGGGACCTCGAACGGTTCAGCGGGGACGCCGACCGCTTCCGCGGCTGGGCGGCCCGGATAGCCCGCAACCGCGCCCTCGACCACATACGCATGCGCGGGCGCCGCCCCGCGACGGGCGGCGACGAGACCGAGCTCACCGGCAGGGCCGCCGAGTCCGACACCGCGGGCGAGGCCATCGAGGCCCTCGCCACGGACAGCACCCTCTCCCTCATCGCCCAGCTCCCGCAGGACCAGGCGGAGGCCGTCGTGCTGCGTGTCGTCGTCGGCCTCGACGCGAAGACCGCCGCGGACACCCTCGGCAAACGGCCGGGCGCCGTCCGCACGGCGGCGCACCGCGGTCTGAAACGGCTCGCGGAGCTGATCGGCCCGGATCCGGAATCCGCCGGCTCCCTGAGCTCGGTACCCCCGCAGAGACCCCCGCACGCGCAACCGCGTACCCGCGCGGTGACGTCCGCCGGTGTGACGCATACGCGTATCCGGACGCAGAAGGACATGTGA
- a CDS encoding RNA polymerase sigma factor, giving the protein MGQGGESRRGRPSDGELGAAVARAQEGDEAAFAVAYRIVQPGLLGYLRGLVGDDAEDVASDAWLEIARDLGRFRGDGAGFRGWTATIARHRALDHLRRQKVRPRASALEQDLHDLPGPHSTHDQALESLGTQHALDLVARLPRDQAEAVLLRVVVGLDGPTAARVLGKRPGAVRTAAHRGLKRLARRLGAEGVTDDGPRTLGESG; this is encoded by the coding sequence TTGGGTCAGGGAGGGGAATCCCGCCGCGGGCGGCCGTCCGACGGGGAACTGGGCGCGGCCGTCGCGCGGGCCCAGGAGGGCGACGAGGCCGCCTTCGCGGTCGCGTACCGGATCGTGCAGCCCGGACTGCTCGGGTATCTGCGAGGGCTGGTCGGGGACGACGCGGAGGACGTGGCGTCCGACGCGTGGCTGGAGATCGCCAGGGACCTCGGGCGGTTCCGCGGGGACGGGGCGGGGTTCCGCGGCTGGACCGCGACCATCGCCCGGCACCGGGCGCTCGATCACCTGCGGCGGCAGAAGGTGCGGCCGCGGGCGTCCGCGCTCGAACAGGACCTGCACGACCTGCCCGGCCCCCACAGCACGCACGACCAGGCCCTGGAGTCCCTCGGCACGCAGCACGCCCTCGACCTGGTCGCGCGACTGCCGCGCGACCAGGCCGAGGCCGTGCTGCTGCGGGTCGTCGTCGGCCTCGACGGACCCACGGCCGCCCGTGTCCTCGGCAAGCGTCCCGGCGCGGTGCGCACCGCCGCGCACCGGGGCCTGAAGCGTCTTGCCCGTCGGCTCGGCGCCGAGGGTGTGACGGATGACGGCCCCCGGACGCTGGGGGAGTCGGGATGA
- a CDS encoding FG-GAP-like repeat-containing protein has translation MKRRAWLTIGAVVLGGAGAVTYAVANPSADPSVDAARSKRPVKVHELAMRSDGADRREVERTSTEQFSLLGISWTGARTELDGTAQVRTRSLDTGDWTGWQNLDLELHPVDKAEPGAKEARGASDPLWVGPSDGVEARVVAADGSASSGLPKGLEVNLVDPGVTAAEARNKALGTSSGTSLDNAAFVAEDPTGSPTATDPASGSPSPTESTSTEPTSGTRAAPTESTSESAPAPDPVPSPPPSTVTQPLIVPRAQWGADESMVKDPVEYIEKVSAVFVHHTVGTNDYSCAESPALVRGIMAFHVEAEKWNDLGYNFLVDKCGRVFEGRAGGSDLPVRGAHTYGFNGDSAGIAVLGDFEGAAATATTPVKPAGKPSRAALESVARVAAWKLGQYGGNPSGQVTLTAAADTGVWKAGEQATLNTVSGHRDGFATLCPGKNLYAKLGEVRRYASGPGRNAAVPTADFNGDGIGDVIAATAKQGSGWLTLVPGGLDGPVSAAKVKLNQGSAEVPGAAESGDQWGAATAWGDINADGFADIAIGAPGEDDTTGHADRGAVTILYGPKFDTGADTMALGDDYEPAAARFGSTVAVGDFNADGKADVFTAATGTGGNWAARFNDGHEVAGDLTTADGALAYADAASGDFNRDGYADVALNYRDASGAGKVTWFKGSRSLGLVKVSTLSIKGGRSIAAGDVNGNGYDDIVIGQPYTAESGAKVGGQVTMVPGTSTGFTTTGMTTIHQGTAGVEGAAESGDAMGWSVSVGDVDADGFADVLTGAPNEDITRTSNRSNAGAIWLLKGISSGLTGTGSLSFSQDTAGIAGSTEKDDMLGSSVSLTDFSGHGRAHLLIGAEGEDAGNGTLLFLPSTASGVSVAKSAYYGVTQLGTAAGARLGQVLAP, from the coding sequence ATGAAGCGGAGAGCGTGGCTGACGATTGGGGCCGTGGTGCTGGGCGGGGCGGGTGCCGTGACGTACGCCGTCGCGAACCCGAGCGCCGACCCGTCGGTGGACGCCGCGCGCAGCAAGCGGCCCGTGAAGGTGCACGAGCTCGCGATGCGGAGCGACGGCGCGGACCGGCGCGAGGTGGAGCGGACGAGCACCGAGCAGTTCTCGCTGCTCGGCATCTCCTGGACCGGTGCGAGGACCGAGCTCGACGGCACCGCCCAGGTACGGACCCGCAGCCTCGACACGGGCGACTGGACCGGCTGGCAGAACCTGGATCTGGAACTGCACCCCGTCGACAAGGCGGAGCCGGGCGCCAAGGAGGCGCGTGGCGCGTCCGATCCGCTCTGGGTCGGCCCGAGCGACGGCGTCGAGGCGCGTGTCGTGGCCGCCGACGGGTCGGCGAGTTCCGGTCTGCCCAAGGGACTTGAGGTCAATCTCGTGGATCCCGGCGTGACCGCGGCCGAGGCGAGGAACAAGGCGCTGGGCACGTCCTCGGGCACCTCCCTGGACAACGCCGCCTTCGTCGCCGAGGACCCGACCGGCTCCCCGACCGCGACGGATCCGGCCTCCGGCTCCCCGTCGCCCACGGAGTCGACGAGCACGGAGCCCACGAGCGGTACCCGGGCGGCGCCCACCGAGAGCACCTCGGAGAGTGCCCCGGCCCCCGACCCGGTCCCGTCCCCGCCGCCGTCCACCGTGACGCAGCCGTTGATCGTCCCGCGCGCCCAGTGGGGTGCCGACGAGTCGATGGTCAAGGACCCGGTGGAGTACATCGAGAAGGTCAGCGCGGTCTTCGTCCACCACACCGTCGGCACGAACGACTACAGCTGCGCCGAGTCCCCGGCGCTGGTCCGCGGCATCATGGCCTTCCACGTGGAGGCCGAGAAGTGGAACGACCTCGGCTACAACTTCCTGGTCGACAAGTGCGGCCGGGTCTTCGAGGGCCGCGCGGGCGGCAGCGACCTGCCGGTGCGCGGCGCCCACACGTACGGCTTCAACGGCGACTCGGCGGGCATCGCCGTCCTCGGTGACTTCGAGGGTGCCGCCGCGACCGCGACCACTCCGGTGAAGCCCGCGGGCAAGCCGTCCCGTGCGGCTCTGGAGTCCGTGGCGCGCGTCGCCGCGTGGAAGCTCGGCCAGTACGGCGGCAATCCGAGCGGCCAGGTCACCCTGACCGCCGCGGCCGACACCGGCGTGTGGAAGGCGGGCGAACAGGCCACGCTGAACACCGTCTCCGGCCACCGCGACGGCTTCGCCACCCTGTGCCCCGGCAAGAACCTGTACGCGAAGCTGGGCGAGGTCCGCCGGTACGCGTCCGGCCCCGGCAGGAACGCCGCGGTCCCGACGGCCGACTTCAACGGTGACGGCATCGGTGATGTCATCGCCGCCACGGCCAAGCAGGGCAGCGGCTGGCTCACGCTCGTGCCCGGCGGCCTGGATGGCCCCGTCTCCGCCGCCAAGGTGAAGCTCAACCAGGGCAGCGCCGAGGTCCCGGGCGCCGCCGAGTCGGGCGACCAGTGGGGCGCGGCCACGGCCTGGGGCGACATCAACGCCGACGGCTTCGCGGACATCGCGATCGGCGCCCCCGGCGAGGACGACACGACCGGCCACGCGGACCGCGGCGCGGTGACGATCCTGTACGGCCCGAAGTTCGACACCGGCGCCGACACCATGGCGCTGGGCGACGACTACGAGCCGGCCGCCGCGCGGTTCGGCTCGACGGTGGCGGTCGGCGACTTCAACGCCGACGGCAAGGCGGACGTCTTCACGGCGGCCACCGGAACGGGCGGCAACTGGGCGGCCCGCTTCAACGACGGCCACGAGGTCGCCGGCGACCTCACCACCGCCGACGGCGCCCTCGCGTACGCGGACGCCGCGTCCGGCGACTTCAACCGGGACGGCTACGCGGACGTGGCGCTCAACTACCGCGACGCGTCCGGCGCCGGCAAGGTCACCTGGTTCAAGGGCTCCAGGTCGCTGGGCCTGGTGAAGGTGTCCACGCTGAGCATCAAGGGCGGCCGCTCCATCGCCGCGGGCGACGTGAACGGCAACGGCTACGACGACATCGTCATCGGCCAGCCGTACACCGCCGAGTCCGGCGCCAAGGTCGGCGGCCAGGTCACGATGGTCCCGGGCACGTCCACCGGTTTCACCACCACCGGGATGACGACGATCCACCAGGGCACCGCCGGGGTGGAGGGCGCCGCCGAGTCGGGCGACGCCATGGGCTGGTCCGTCTCCGTGGGCGACGTGGACGCCGACGGCTTCGCGGACGTCCTCACCGGCGCCCCGAACGAGGACATCACCCGCACCAGCAACCGGTCCAACGCGGGCGCGATCTGGCTCCTCAAGGGCATCTCGTCCGGTCTCACCGGCACCGGCTCGCTCTCGTTCTCCCAGGACACGGCGGGTATCGCCGGGTCCACGGAGAAGGACGACATGCTGGGTTCGTCCGTCTCACTGACGGACTTCTCCGGCCACGGCCGCGCCCACCTGCTCATCGGCGCCGAGGGCGAGGACGCGGGCAACGGCACCCTGCTCTTCCTGCCGAGCACGGCCTCGGGCGTCTCCGTCGCCAAGTCGGCGTACTACGGCGTGACCCAGCTGGGTACGGCGGCGGGCGCGCGGCTGGGCCAGGTCCTGGCCCCGTAG